In Pajaroellobacter abortibovis, the following are encoded in one genomic region:
- a CDS encoding penicillin-binding transpeptidase domain-containing protein: MKNLEGVRARWIRVRMGIICAMMGAVLAVVVSTAYKVQVKNGLVWRRMAEKQRLRRLHIEPKRGTIFDRNGVVLGISVEVPSVSVDVVEMLRGLREGGDSEEESLRQISDQLASILSLNPDELFHKLSAKPRFSWLKRRVTSEELVAIRELSDPKKRANPLRGLSIEGEGQRYYPNRQLAGPLLGFVAPDGEGKDGIELSLNQELKGCLEEVKGLRDRGGRLLLSEVALNQHAFQGHDIYLAIDQGMQHIAEKELEAAQKTYEAKWAALVMVEPRTGEILALASTPGYNPNDYNLSSVEVRRHRAITDRFEPGSVVKPFVMAGALAAGVIQPYESIYCEEGSYQVGPVIFHDTHPHDWLTPTQILARSSNIGILKIGMQWGEAGVYSILRKFGFGELTGITLPGEVAGSLRPRGRPWYEIETATASFGQGISSTTIQLAMAFAALVNRGRLLEPFLIRKIVDAQGKIVKEGTTRLRAEVVPEDVAQKVIHMLTSVTSRGGTGVEAAIPGFHVPGKTGTAQKADSSTGKYSLNKYTSSFVGSVPEEHARFVIAVVLEEPMMGRYGGNVAGPVFRRVAEAGLRYLGVAAEGISTRLPVYRKRAAVEEAEEVLENTREVPPFEGLSVSPQALADVSDEKEWIQVPDIHFKGAREAVQRVTEAGLVPHLEGAGKVVYQEPPADTLVLKGTTVYFKLEVR; the protein is encoded by the coding sequence TTGAAGAACCTAGAGGGTGTTCGTGCTCGGTGGATTCGAGTTCGGATGGGAATTATCTGTGCCATGATGGGAGCAGTGCTTGCCGTGGTAGTCTCTACTGCCTATAAAGTGCAGGTAAAAAATGGCCTAGTGTGGCGTAGAATGGCCGAGAAACAGAGACTGCGTCGCCTCCACATCGAACCCAAGCGAGGGACTATTTTTGATCGTAATGGGGTTGTTCTTGGGATTAGTGTTGAAGTCCCCAGCGTCAGTGTGGATGTGGTGGAGATGCTTCGGGGATTGAGGGAAGGGGGGGATTCAGAGGAAGAGAGCCTTCGCCAAATTTCTGATCAGTTGGCTTCTATCCTTTCTTTAAATCCCGACGAACTCTTTCATAAGCTGTCCGCAAAACCTCGCTTCAGTTGGTTGAAGCGACGCGTCACGAGTGAGGAGCTGGTGGCCATTCGCGAATTGAGCGATCCGAAAAAGAGAGCGAATCCCCTTCGAGGATTATCGATTGAGGGGGAAGGACAGCGCTATTATCCCAATCGCCAATTGGCTGGTCCTCTGTTGGGTTTTGTAGCACCGGATGGGGAAGGGAAAGATGGCATTGAGCTCAGTCTGAATCAAGAGTTGAAAGGGTGTTTGGAAGAGGTCAAGGGGCTTCGTGACCGAGGTGGTAGGCTTTTGCTCTCTGAAGTTGCTTTAAACCAACATGCTTTTCAAGGGCATGACATTTACCTAGCCATTGATCAGGGGATGCAGCATATCGCGGAGAAGGAGTTGGAGGCTGCTCAAAAAACGTATGAAGCCAAATGGGCTGCTCTTGTGATGGTAGAACCACGGACAGGCGAAATCTTAGCGCTGGCTTCAACGCCGGGCTATAATCCCAATGATTACAATTTATCTAGTGTAGAAGTGCGGCGCCATCGCGCTATCACGGATCGATTTGAACCTGGTTCTGTCGTCAAGCCTTTTGTGATGGCGGGTGCGCTCGCAGCAGGAGTCATCCAACCCTATGAGTCGATTTACTGCGAAGAGGGGAGTTACCAGGTAGGCCCTGTGATTTTCCACGATACACATCCTCACGATTGGCTGACCCCCACACAGATCCTCGCGAGGAGCTCGAATATCGGCATTTTAAAAATCGGGATGCAGTGGGGAGAAGCAGGAGTTTATAGCATTCTTCGCAAATTTGGTTTTGGGGAGCTAACCGGGATCACCTTGCCGGGAGAGGTGGCTGGCTCACTTCGCCCGCGCGGTAGGCCCTGGTATGAGATCGAGACTGCTACGGCTTCTTTTGGTCAGGGGATCAGTTCGACGACGATTCAGCTGGCAATGGCCTTCGCGGCACTGGTGAATCGCGGGCGTCTTCTTGAGCCCTTTCTCATTCGTAAGATCGTCGATGCGCAGGGAAAAATTGTGAAAGAAGGGACTACCCGCCTCCGCGCCGAGGTCGTTCCAGAGGATGTCGCTCAAAAGGTGATTCATATGCTCACCTCGGTTACCTCAAGAGGGGGGACGGGGGTCGAAGCTGCTATCCCTGGGTTTCACGTGCCTGGTAAGACAGGCACCGCACAGAAAGCGGACTCCAGTACAGGGAAGTACTCGCTCAATAAGTATACCTCTTCTTTTGTGGGTTCTGTCCCTGAAGAACACGCTCGATTTGTCATTGCTGTGGTGTTGGAGGAACCGATGATGGGTCGCTACGGAGGAAACGTGGCAGGTCCTGTTTTTCGGAGGGTAGCAGAAGCGGGGTTGCGCTATTTGGGGGTAGCCGCAGAAGGGATCTCCACGAGACTTCCTGTTTATCGAAAAAGAGCTGCTGTTGAAGAGGCTGAAGAGGTGTTGGAGAACACACGTGAAGTGCCTCCTTTTGAAGGTCTTTCCGTTTCTCCACAGGCCCTAGCAGATGTGTCCGATGAGAAAGAGTGGATTCAAGTGCCGGATATCCATTTCAAAGGGGCTCGTGAAGCGGTGCAGCGTGTGACGGAAGCGGGTCTTGTTCCTCATCTGGAGGGGGCAGGAAAAGTAGTCTATCAAGAACCCCCTGCAGATACGCTTGTTCTCAAAGGGACAACTGTCTATTTCAAACTAGAGGTCCGATGA
- a CDS encoding UDP-N-acetylmuramoyl-L-alanyl-D-glutamate--2,6-diaminopimelate ligase, translating to MSFSPDLDSPTKMLIPRLSTPLSLASLAQQLPGGASIMGEGATLLEGVHHDSRLVEPGDLFVVRKGMRTEGARFLEQARERGARGFLMGHESLSRYMAFSESLHVPFPALIVKDVCRAMAHAASLVYDRPAEHLKVVGVTGTNGKTTTSHLIRHAIDHLCGYSCTGVIGTIGSSLGENFWPAVHTTPEADELARLMACMRVQGATYLAMEVTSIGLALERVWAIPFRVAAFTNLTQDHLDFHRDMEAYAAAKARLFWDYAPEQAVIHINDPFGAILAQRVSSPVVRVSSCLHLPSDRADIALLSFSEKTYSMDVQLKTPGGTLRMQPKLRGRHNLENMLIALGVVHALGFDLKEVAELFSKEIVIPGRLERCDEDGDDLSVFVDYAHTPDALSRVLESLSGLAAGRLICIFGCGGDRDATKRAQMGQVAARWSQCVLITSDNPRMEDPLAIAREIERGVLHGLFSPVDEDVFGREEGHYRIELDRAKAIDFAIAKAQSGDVILIAGKGAEKVQMIGYESHPFHDVQQARQALARRREKRGTLLKRRAKDGH from the coding sequence ATGAGTTTCTCTCCTGATCTGGATTCGCCAACAAAAATGCTTATACCTCGCTTATCAACCCCCTTGTCTCTTGCAAGTCTTGCCCAGCAACTCCCCGGAGGAGCATCGATAATGGGAGAAGGGGCTACATTGCTAGAAGGGGTGCACCATGATTCACGCTTGGTAGAACCAGGCGATCTGTTTGTTGTCAGAAAAGGGATGAGAACGGAAGGCGCTCGTTTTCTTGAACAAGCGCGAGAACGGGGAGCGCGTGGGTTTCTGATGGGTCATGAGTCGTTGTCCCGGTATATGGCTTTTTCCGAATCGCTCCATGTCCCCTTCCCCGCGCTTATCGTGAAGGATGTGTGCCGTGCGATGGCCCATGCGGCGTCCCTTGTATATGATCGCCCTGCAGAACATCTAAAGGTGGTGGGGGTTACTGGAACAAACGGAAAGACAACGACAAGTCATTTGATCAGGCATGCTATCGACCACCTGTGCGGATATTCATGTACGGGGGTCATTGGGACGATCGGCTCATCGCTTGGAGAGAACTTTTGGCCTGCTGTGCATACGACCCCAGAAGCAGATGAGTTGGCTAGACTGATGGCTTGTATGCGGGTGCAAGGGGCTACTTATCTCGCGATGGAGGTCACCTCCATCGGACTTGCATTGGAGCGTGTGTGGGCTATTCCTTTTCGAGTTGCTGCTTTTACCAATTTGACACAAGATCATCTCGATTTTCATCGAGATATGGAAGCCTATGCCGCAGCGAAAGCGAGATTGTTTTGGGACTATGCTCCCGAACAGGCGGTCATCCATATCAATGATCCATTCGGTGCCATATTAGCTCAGCGTGTTTCTTCTCCTGTGGTGCGGGTAAGCTCTTGCTTGCATTTACCTTCCGATCGTGCAGATATTGCTCTACTTTCTTTCAGTGAAAAAACGTACAGTATGGATGTTCAATTAAAGACTCCAGGAGGCACTTTGCGCATGCAACCTAAGTTGCGCGGTAGGCATAATCTGGAAAATATGCTGATCGCTTTAGGGGTTGTGCATGCGCTCGGCTTCGATCTTAAAGAGGTTGCCGAGCTCTTTTCCAAAGAAATCGTAATCCCTGGCAGGCTTGAGCGTTGCGATGAAGATGGTGATGATCTGAGCGTGTTCGTCGATTATGCTCATACCCCGGATGCGCTTTCCCGCGTGTTGGAGAGTCTTTCTGGGCTCGCAGCTGGCCGACTAATCTGTATTTTTGGGTGTGGTGGGGATCGAGACGCAACCAAACGAGCTCAGATGGGGCAAGTGGCTGCAAGATGGTCTCAGTGTGTCCTGATCACCAGTGACAATCCTCGGATGGAGGATCCGCTCGCGATCGCTCGCGAAATCGAGAGAGGGGTGCTGCATGGCCTCTTTTCTCCTGTCGACGAGGATGTATTTGGAAGGGAAGAGGGGCATTACCGCATTGAGCTAGACCGTGCCAAAGCGATTGACTTCGCCATCGCCAAGGCACAGAGCGGGGATGTGATCTTAATTGCGGGAAAAGGGGCGGAGAAAGTGCAGATGATAGGTTATGAATCGCACCCTTTTCATGATGTGCAGCAGGCGCGTCAGGCTTTGGCTCGCCGGAGAGAGAAACGCGGTACTTTGTTGAAGAGGAGAGCCAAAGATGGCCACTGA
- a CDS encoding UDP-N-acetylmuramoyl-tripeptide--D-alanyl-D-alanine ligase has translation MATEIPISHAAFSVWSALAATGGVLRSESASDRFTVGITSDSRQVRPGNLFVALKGERYDGHDYVEAAVRAGASLVIVQREYNGFLGDADAIVVEDTLKAWGDLARAHVRGWRRSHACRVEEPRVCVLTGSAGKTTTKEFCASFLMTIGSCHFSKGNLNNRIGLPAVIFGLEPYHRWLVLEAAMNQVGEIAALASIAEPDVALITNIGVAHAAGVSGGRSGVAREKGVLFEVLSQNGTAIVNCDDAAVYGQLARTRAKHVRTFGRMYDADYRLMDHTLLGVQGARVLFERPRSLEGRGEREQIEVHIPLLSEVAALDMIGGLAAAEATIGRTIPVSLLHQALERTLFAAGRGLIFQLEHEMTLIDESYNANPSSMQAALHTLKNMATQRGGRAIAIVGEMRELGSLEASEHLALGDKMGEFSIDLAIGCGGAINLTLERAASHGVSVVNGNSVEEAIQAACDHVQPRDVVLVKASLRVNAARVVAALRERFTNPSIGIL, from the coding sequence ATGGCCACTGAAATCCCTATCAGTCATGCTGCGTTTTCTGTTTGGAGCGCCCTAGCAGCCACGGGTGGAGTATTGCGATCGGAAAGTGCCAGCGATCGATTTACAGTTGGGATCACGAGCGACAGCAGGCAAGTTCGCCCTGGGAATCTTTTTGTGGCTCTTAAGGGGGAGCGTTACGATGGTCACGATTATGTGGAGGCGGCAGTGCGTGCAGGGGCCTCTTTGGTAATCGTTCAGAGGGAGTACAATGGGTTTTTGGGAGATGCTGATGCCATTGTGGTCGAGGATACCCTTAAAGCATGGGGGGATCTGGCTCGAGCGCATGTACGTGGGTGGAGGCGTTCGCATGCCTGTCGCGTTGAAGAGCCGCGTGTTTGTGTTTTAACAGGAAGCGCTGGAAAAACGACAACCAAAGAGTTCTGTGCCTCTTTTCTTATGACGATCGGTTCTTGCCACTTTTCAAAAGGAAACCTCAACAATCGAATCGGCTTGCCTGCCGTTATATTTGGGCTCGAGCCGTATCATCGGTGGTTGGTGCTCGAAGCTGCTATGAATCAAGTGGGCGAGATCGCAGCGTTGGCCTCTATTGCTGAACCAGATGTCGCTTTGATTACGAATATTGGAGTCGCGCATGCAGCAGGTGTGAGCGGTGGGCGATCAGGAGTGGCGCGTGAAAAAGGGGTACTCTTTGAAGTGCTCAGTCAGAATGGGACCGCCATTGTGAATTGTGATGATGCTGCTGTTTATGGGCAACTCGCTCGCACTCGTGCGAAGCATGTGAGGACGTTTGGACGCATGTATGATGCGGATTATCGCTTGATGGATCACACTCTCCTCGGTGTCCAAGGGGCTCGAGTGCTTTTTGAGCGCCCGCGTTCCTTGGAAGGGAGAGGAGAGCGAGAGCAGATTGAAGTGCACATCCCTCTTCTCAGTGAGGTAGCTGCTCTGGATATGATCGGTGGTCTTGCTGCAGCGGAGGCGACAATAGGGAGAACCATCCCTGTTTCTTTGTTGCATCAAGCGCTTGAACGGACTCTCTTTGCAGCCGGTCGAGGTCTTATTTTTCAACTCGAGCACGAGATGACGTTGATTGATGAATCTTACAATGCCAATCCCAGCAGCATGCAGGCAGCGCTGCACACGCTTAAGAATATGGCTACGCAACGAGGTGGACGTGCGATTGCGATTGTTGGGGAGATGAGAGAGCTCGGATCTCTTGAAGCGTCGGAGCATCTTGCCCTTGGGGATAAGATGGGGGAGTTTTCGATTGATCTGGCCATTGGCTGTGGTGGAGCGATCAATCTCACTTTGGAGCGAGCGGCATCTCACGGAGTTTCCGTTGTTAATGGGAACAGTGTGGAAGAAGCGATCCAAGCGGCTTGCGATCATGTGCAACCGCGCGATGTGGTGCTTGTCAAGGCGTCGCTCAGGGTGAATGCGGCAAGGGTGGTCGCAGCCCTTCGAGAAAGATTTACAAACCCTAGCATAGGAATTCTATGA
- the mraY gene encoding phospho-N-acetylmuramoyl-pentapeptide-transferase, with translation MIYQLLYPMRHQASWLGWLNVLRYVPFRVIAAIITAMLFSFLLYPWFIRELQRKQIGQVIREDGPISHHAKSGTPTMGGSLILLSVLVPTILWSDLQNPLVLTTAAVTAGYGVIGFLDDYLKLKFGNSRGIPGRYKLLGQFIVGGIAVSYLMLAKDHLPGDWWDIRGRLSVPFISFAKHPISFSLGIYIPFAVLVVVGTSNAVNLTDGLDGLAIGPIIIASGTYMIWAYLAGATFGIPNVSQRFVVGRYLDIPSVSSIGELSIYCGAVVGAGIGFLWYNTYPAQLFMGDVGSLALGGGLGMCAVLTKNELLSIILGGIFFIEAVSVIAQVVSFQLTGKRVFLMAPIHHHYEKKGWPEPKIIVRFWIISILLALVSLSSLKLR, from the coding sequence ATGATCTATCAGCTCCTTTATCCGATGCGGCATCAAGCCTCATGGCTCGGTTGGTTGAATGTGCTTCGTTATGTCCCTTTTCGGGTCATTGCAGCGATTATTACAGCGATGTTGTTTTCCTTTTTGCTGTATCCTTGGTTTATTCGGGAGCTGCAGAGAAAACAGATAGGGCAAGTTATCCGGGAAGATGGTCCAATCTCTCATCATGCCAAATCCGGAACCCCTACCATGGGGGGTTCTCTCATTCTCCTTTCCGTGTTGGTTCCTACGATTCTTTGGTCTGATTTGCAGAATCCACTTGTATTGACTACAGCGGCAGTAACGGCTGGATATGGAGTCATCGGTTTTTTAGATGATTATCTCAAGCTCAAATTTGGCAACTCGCGCGGAATCCCAGGTCGGTATAAATTGCTTGGTCAATTCATCGTAGGGGGGATCGCAGTCAGCTATCTCATGCTTGCGAAGGATCATCTGCCTGGAGATTGGTGGGATATCCGAGGGAGGTTATCGGTTCCCTTCATCTCTTTTGCAAAGCACCCCATTAGTTTTTCTTTAGGGATTTATATTCCGTTTGCTGTGCTGGTTGTGGTGGGGACGTCCAACGCAGTGAACTTGACAGATGGTCTGGATGGATTGGCCATTGGCCCGATTATCATCGCATCGGGAACTTACATGATCTGGGCTTATCTCGCTGGAGCTACCTTTGGTATCCCCAATGTATCTCAGCGTTTTGTGGTCGGACGTTACCTTGATATCCCCAGTGTTTCCAGCATCGGTGAACTATCTATCTACTGCGGTGCAGTAGTGGGAGCAGGGATTGGATTCCTCTGGTACAATACCTATCCAGCACAGCTTTTTATGGGAGATGTAGGCTCCTTGGCACTCGGGGGAGGATTAGGGATGTGCGCAGTATTGACCAAGAATGAACTGCTGTCGATCATCCTGGGAGGGATCTTTTTCATTGAAGCTGTGAGCGTTATCGCACAGGTAGTCTCTTTTCAACTCACGGGAAAGCGGGTTTTTTTGATGGCCCCTATTCATCATCATTATGAAAAGAAGGGGTGGCCTGAACCCAAAATCATCGTCCGTTTCTGGATCATTTCGATCTTGCTCGCCTTGGTTAGTCTTTCTAGCTTAAAACTTCGTTAG
- the murD gene encoding UDP-N-acetylmuramoyl-L-alanine--D-glutamate ligase, producing the protein MKNLKGKRVIVVGLGASGVAAAKLALRSGASVVGTDAREEQALTPDVVALKQQGVRLIAGVHGKANFQGADLIVLSPGVPLFAELKYAVDRGIPLLGETEFAIQACVHGAPLLAVGGTNGKSTTTSLIGEFLKAEGLSAFVGGNLGEPFANHTETKWDVIVLEVSSFQMEHVIHFRPSVGVLLNITPDHLDRHASFEAYVLAKGNAFARQQPEDSAIYPYHDVLCKQQVQRGQAKLISFGVQSEADVQVQSDQIVDQQCAERYSRKEILLKGSHNALNIAAAIAAIGPFRVKGDTIRSVLASFSGLPHRMQFVTEVEGVRYYNDSKGTNVGAAVMALSGLEEENAILIAGGYEKKGSYEPLVQALERKGKAMVVLGQAAAAIEAAIGNRLPVVRVSTMEEAVEMSFELASPGDAVLLSPACASWDMFPNYQSRGDAFVQAVLKIRKNKRKECSFSQ; encoded by the coding sequence GTGAAAAATTTAAAGGGCAAACGCGTTATTGTGGTAGGGCTTGGTGCCAGTGGGGTAGCTGCTGCGAAGCTGGCTCTTCGCTCTGGTGCTTCTGTCGTAGGAACCGATGCGCGGGAGGAACAAGCACTGACCCCAGATGTGGTGGCCCTTAAACAACAAGGGGTTAGACTGATAGCAGGTGTGCATGGAAAAGCGAATTTCCAGGGAGCCGATCTGATTGTCCTATCTCCTGGTGTCCCTCTTTTTGCAGAACTCAAATATGCTGTGGATCGAGGTATCCCTCTTCTTGGGGAGACCGAATTTGCAATTCAGGCTTGCGTTCATGGCGCTCCTTTGCTTGCGGTTGGGGGGACCAATGGGAAAAGTACGACGACCTCTTTAATTGGGGAGTTTTTAAAAGCCGAAGGTCTATCTGCTTTTGTGGGAGGAAATTTAGGGGAACCCTTCGCAAACCACACAGAGACTAAGTGGGATGTTATCGTTCTAGAAGTGTCCAGTTTTCAGATGGAACATGTGATTCACTTTCGCCCTTCGGTGGGGGTTCTATTGAATATCACCCCCGATCACCTTGATCGACATGCGAGCTTTGAAGCTTACGTCTTGGCAAAAGGGAATGCGTTTGCTCGCCAGCAACCAGAAGATAGCGCAATTTATCCATATCATGATGTACTCTGTAAGCAGCAAGTTCAACGCGGGCAGGCGAAATTGATTTCGTTTGGGGTTCAGAGTGAAGCGGATGTGCAGGTGCAATCGGATCAGATTGTAGATCAACAATGCGCGGAGAGGTACAGCCGAAAAGAGATTCTTCTTAAAGGGAGCCATAACGCCCTTAATATCGCTGCAGCGATTGCAGCGATCGGTCCCTTTCGCGTGAAGGGCGATACGATTCGTTCTGTCTTGGCTTCTTTTAGTGGTCTCCCACATCGCATGCAGTTCGTTACTGAAGTGGAAGGGGTACGCTATTACAACGATTCGAAAGGGACGAATGTGGGAGCTGCTGTCATGGCGCTTTCAGGCCTTGAGGAAGAAAACGCTATCCTGATTGCAGGAGGATATGAAAAGAAAGGGAGTTATGAGCCTCTTGTCCAAGCGCTAGAGCGGAAAGGAAAAGCTATGGTTGTGTTAGGTCAGGCCGCTGCTGCAATCGAAGCTGCAATCGGAAATCGACTTCCTGTTGTTCGGGTGTCGACTATGGAAGAAGCGGTGGAGATGAGTTTTGAGCTTGCTTCTCCTGGAGATGCAGTTCTGCTTTCCCCCGCTTGTGCGAGTTGGGATATGTTCCCTAACTATCAAAGCCGTGGAGATGCGTTTGTTCAAGCTGTTCTCAAAATTCGAAAAAACAAAAGAAAAGAGTGTTCCTTCTCCCAATAG
- the ftsW gene encoding putative lipid II flippase FtsW: MFKLFSKFEKTKEKSVPSPNRRAPSRLLLLPPLDARATHPKQSSFPMDAALAAALIALIGCGIVITYSASVVEATVRFHDPQYFLKRHVIYALVGIALIFGVSRFDYHWLYKWTYPMLVGDVGLLILCIIGFGRTAGRGSARWLNVGPIHIQPTEISKLVLVLWLAYSLAKKAERVRSFSIGFLPHLIVAGFLIALCMKQPDFGSSVVLLLLTFTLLFVAGAKVGYLLGASLLGACLGVLAIRLKDYRYERYLAWINMLEHKRDLAYQPFQSVMSFGSGGFWGLGLGRGFQTLYLPEAHTDFVAAILGEELGFLGILILCMTYTLVVVRGVRIALLAPDDYGSYLAFGIATMFGVQALVNLAVALALLPTKGLALPFISFGGSSLLVNSSGAGILLNISRQIVDRNRRGT; this comes from the coding sequence TTGTTCAAGCTGTTCTCAAAATTCGAAAAAACAAAAGAAAAGAGTGTTCCTTCTCCCAATAGGCGCGCGCCATCTAGGCTGCTGCTGCTCCCCCCGCTTGATGCTCGTGCAACTCATCCGAAACAGTCTTCTTTTCCGATGGATGCTGCTCTTGCGGCTGCTTTAATTGCATTAATTGGATGTGGCATTGTGATCACCTACAGCGCCTCGGTTGTGGAGGCGACTGTTCGGTTTCACGACCCTCAGTATTTTTTAAAGCGTCATGTCATATACGCTCTCGTCGGTATTGCGTTGATATTCGGTGTGAGTCGGTTCGATTACCATTGGCTCTACAAATGGACGTATCCCATGTTGGTGGGGGACGTGGGGCTGCTGATTCTGTGTATTATCGGATTTGGTCGTACGGCGGGACGTGGCTCTGCGCGCTGGCTGAATGTAGGCCCTATTCATATTCAGCCTACAGAGATTTCGAAGCTCGTGCTTGTCCTATGGCTTGCGTATTCTCTCGCAAAAAAAGCAGAACGCGTCCGCTCTTTTTCAATCGGATTTCTTCCTCACTTGATTGTCGCAGGATTTCTGATCGCTCTTTGTATGAAACAGCCGGATTTCGGGAGTTCTGTGGTGCTCTTGCTCCTCACCTTTACCTTGCTTTTTGTGGCGGGGGCGAAGGTGGGCTACCTATTAGGGGCTTCTCTTCTCGGGGCATGTCTGGGTGTACTCGCAATCCGACTGAAGGACTATCGCTATGAACGTTATTTGGCTTGGATCAATATGCTAGAGCATAAGCGTGATCTCGCTTATCAGCCTTTTCAATCGGTGATGTCCTTCGGTTCCGGTGGATTTTGGGGTTTAGGTTTGGGGCGAGGGTTTCAAACGCTCTACTTACCTGAAGCGCATACCGATTTCGTTGCTGCGATTCTTGGAGAGGAACTCGGTTTTTTAGGGATATTGATTCTGTGCATGACCTATACGCTTGTTGTTGTCAGAGGGGTTCGGATTGCGCTTTTAGCTCCTGATGATTACGGTAGTTACTTAGCGTTCGGCATTGCTACGATGTTTGGTGTGCAGGCTCTTGTCAATCTAGCTGTTGCGCTTGCTCTTCTCCCAACGAAGGGGCTGGCGCTCCCATTTATCAGTTTTGGGGGATCTTCTTTGCTTGTTAACTCAAGTGGAGCAGGCATTCTTTTAAACATTTCAAGACAGATCGTTGATCGAAATCGAAGAGGCACATGA
- the murG gene encoding undecaprenyldiphospho-muramoylpentapeptide beta-N-acetylglucosaminyltransferase, whose amino-acid sequence MSQRLCIWIAGGGTGGHVFPALAVAHALCQLADVRIIFSGTPGGLENRFVPACGYQLELFPILPIQGSHLWRMIRAVAIAGRETVLSANRLRRLGPVHAVFSMGGYSAGPVGLAAAMLGIPLAICEANAVLGLSNRWLVHLASRIYLGWEDTAASLTSISDRVRISGVPLRAQFELQPLSSEQPARILVVGGSQGAAYLNQTIPTVLALVAQHVERPFEVIHQSGEEAIESVRQIYVTHGLKRVQVVSFLHTMFGALRDATLIISRAGASTLAEIAAVGRPSILIPFPFAADNHQTRNAMIMEKAGGAFWFSQAEAEPSCIAEKIIQLLNHPDECIRMGECAGSLGKPKAAWYIARDLLDLINTRDSDPSSLIPALSSSSFGIEVPAQNSWIRKS is encoded by the coding sequence ATGAGTCAACGTCTTTGCATTTGGATCGCAGGAGGTGGCACCGGGGGCCACGTCTTTCCCGCTTTGGCGGTGGCCCATGCGCTTTGTCAATTGGCGGATGTACGCATTATCTTTTCAGGGACACCGGGTGGCCTCGAAAATCGATTTGTCCCTGCATGCGGTTATCAGTTGGAACTCTTTCCTATTTTACCCATTCAGGGTAGTCATTTATGGAGGATGATCCGTGCTGTAGCGATTGCTGGGAGGGAGACGGTGCTGTCAGCGAACAGGCTTCGTCGACTAGGACCCGTCCATGCGGTGTTCAGTATGGGGGGGTACAGCGCTGGTCCCGTGGGGCTTGCCGCTGCCATGTTAGGTATCCCTCTCGCTATCTGTGAGGCCAACGCAGTTCTTGGTCTTTCTAACCGTTGGCTGGTTCACTTGGCGTCTCGCATCTATCTTGGTTGGGAGGATACAGCAGCCTCACTTACTTCTATTTCTGATCGTGTACGGATTTCAGGAGTCCCCTTGCGCGCCCAGTTTGAGCTTCAACCCTTGTCTTCTGAGCAGCCTGCTCGCATTTTAGTTGTAGGGGGGAGCCAAGGAGCGGCATATCTCAATCAAACCATTCCGACAGTTCTTGCGCTCGTCGCTCAGCATGTTGAACGTCCGTTTGAAGTGATTCATCAATCGGGGGAAGAAGCGATCGAATCGGTTCGACAGATCTATGTTACCCATGGTTTAAAGCGTGTCCAAGTGGTCTCTTTCCTTCACACAATGTTCGGTGCTCTTCGCGATGCAACCCTTATTATCTCACGTGCAGGTGCATCCACCCTTGCTGAAATCGCAGCGGTGGGGCGCCCTTCCATTTTGATCCCATTCCCCTTTGCAGCAGATAATCATCAGACTCGGAATGCGATGATTATGGAGAAGGCGGGAGGCGCTTTTTGGTTTTCTCAAGCAGAGGCAGAACCGTCTTGTATCGCGGAAAAGATCATTCAGCTTCTCAATCACCCTGACGAATGCATTCGAATGGGGGAGTGCGCTGGTTCTTTGGGGAAGCCAAAGGCTGCATGGTATATTGCGCGTGATCTTCTCGATCTGATCAACACCCGGGATTCGGATCCCTCTTCTCTGATTCCTGCACTTTCTTCATCCTCTTTTGGAATCGAAGTTCCCGCACAGAACTCTTGGATAAGGAAATCGTAA